A genomic region of Oryza glaberrima chromosome 1, OglaRS2, whole genome shotgun sequence contains the following coding sequences:
- the LOC127781104 gene encoding BTB/POZ domain and ankyrin repeat-containing protein NPR2: MPARSAVVVVAMEPSSSITIASSSSYLSNGSSPCSVSLAPPGAGAVAAQAAPVAAGEGGGGGGGGGGGGGGGGGSSSVEVVSLNRLSANLERLLLDSDLDCSDADVDVADGGPPVPVHRCILAARSTFFYNLFAARGRGGDGAAGGGGGGGGGGERTGGRPRYKMEELVPGGRVGRDAFLSLLGYLYTGKLRPAPDDVVSCADPMCPHDSCPPAIRFNVEQMYAAWAFKITELISLFQRRLLNFVDKTLVEDVLPILQVAFHSELTPVLEKCIRRIARSNLDNVSLDKELPPEVAVQIKEIRQKSQPNEGDTVISDPVHEKRVRRIHRALDSDDVELVKLLLNESEITLDDANALHYAAAYCDSKVVSELLDLRLANLNLKNSRGYTALHLAAMRREPAIIMCLLNKGAAVSQLTADGQSAMSICRRLTRLKDYNTKMEQGQESNKDRLCIDILDREMIRKPMAVEDSVTSPLLADDLHMKLLYLENRVAFARLFFPAEAKVAMQIAQADTTPEFGIVPAASTSGKLKEVDLNETPVTQNKRLRSRVDALMKTVELGRRYFPNCSQVLDKFLEDDLPDSPDALDLQNGTSDEQNVKRMRFCELKEDVRKAFSKDRADNSMFSILSSSSSSSPPPKVAKK, translated from the exons ATGCCGGCGCGTAGCGCGGTGGTGGTAGTAGCCATGGAGCCCTCGTCGTCCATCACcatcgcgtcgtcgtcctcgtacCTCTCGAACGGGTCTAGCCCGTGCTCGGTCTCTCTTGCGCCGCCGGGGgcaggggcggtggcggcgcaggcggcgccggttgccgccggggagggcggcggcggcggcggcggcggaggaggaggaggaggaggaggaggagggagtagtagcgTGGAGGTGGTGAGCCTGAATCGGCTTAGCGCTAACCTCGAGCGGCTCCTCCTCGATTCCGACCTCGACTGCAgcgacgccgacgtcgacgtGGCCGACGGTGGCCCGCCCGTGCCAGTCCACCGCTGCATCCTCGCCGCCCGCAGCACCTTCTTTTACAACCTCTtcgcggcgcgcggccgcggcggcgatggggctgccggcggcggcggcggcggtggtgggggaggggagaggactGGGGGGAGGCCGCGGTACAAGATGGAGGAGCTCGTGCCGGGAGGCCGCGTGGGGCGCGACGCCTTCCTGTCGCTGCTGGGTTACCTGTACACGGGCAAGCTCCGGCCGGCGCCGGATGACGTGGTGTCTTGCGCCGACCCCATGTGCCCGCACGACTCGTGCCCGCCGGCGATCAGGTTCAACGTCGAGCAAATGTACGCGGCGTGGGCGTTCAAGATCACCGAGCTCATCTCGCTGTTCCAG CGACGGCTTCTTAACTTCGTCGATAAGACTCTAGTAGAAGATGTTCTTCCAATTCTGCAAGTTGCTTTTCATTCAGAGCTGACTCCAGTGCTTGAAAAATGTATTCGGAGAATTGCAAGATCAAATCTTGATAATGTATCGTTGGATAAGGAACTTCCTCCAGAAGTTGCTGTTCAGATAAAAGAGATTCGCCAAAAATCTCAGCCAAATGAGGGTGACACTGTCATTTCAGACCCTGTACATGAGAAAAGGGTCAGAAGAATCCACAGGGCACTGGATTCTGATGATGTTGAGCTTGTGAAGTTGCTTCTTAACGAGTCTGAGATCACCTTGGATGATGCCAATGCATTGCACTATGCTGCTGCTTACTGTGATTCGAAAGTTGTTTCGGAGTTGTTAGACTTGAGACTTGCCAACTTGAATTTGAAGAATTCGCGTGGATACACGGCACTCCATCTGGCTGCTATGAGGAGAGAGCCAGCTATTATCATGTGTCTCCTAAACAAAGGAGCAGCTGTATCACAATTGACTGCTGATGGCCAGAGTGCAATGAGTATCTGCCGGAGGTTAACAAGGTTGAAAGACTACAATACAAAGATGGAGCAAGGCCAAGAGTCAAACAAAGACAGGTTATGTATTGATATATTAGATAGGGAGATGATAAGGAAACCTATGGCAGTGGAAGATTCTGTCACCTCGCCTTTGTTGGCTGACGATCTTCACATGAAGCTTCTCTACCTTGAAAACAGAG TTGCATTTGCAAGATTATTTTTTCCTGCAGAAGCAAAGGTTGCAATGCAAATTGCACAAGCAGACACCACACCAGAATTTGGCATTGTTCCTGCAGCTAGCACTTCTGGAAAATTGAAGGAAGTCGATCTGAACGAGACACCAGTAACACAAAACAAAAGGCTCCGTTCAAGGGTGGATGCACTCATGAAAACAG TTGAGCTGGGACGTCGCTACTTCCCTAACTGCTCGCAGGTGCTCGACAAATTTCTGGAGGATGATTTGCCCGATAGTCCTGATGCACTCGACCTCCAAAATGGCACTTCTGATGAGCAAAATGTTAAAAGGATGCGGTTCTGCGAGTTAAAGGAGGATGTGCGCAAGGCATTCAGCAAAGACAGAGCTGATAATAGCATGTTTTCTATCTTGTCatcttcatcgtcatcttcGCCACCACCCAAGGTTGCAAAGAAATGA